Proteins from a single region of Scleropages formosus chromosome 24, fSclFor1.1, whole genome shotgun sequence:
- the LOC108936302 gene encoding interferon regulatory factor 4-like: MEVNGRNMRLREWLIAQVESGKYAGLSWEDQEKSMFRIPWKHAAKQDYKQSEDAALFKAWAVYKGKYREGRDPPDPSVWKTRLRCALNKSTDFREVSERSQLDISEPYKVYKIQPEGSRATESPGTPSVCRVSPPAAAPRPQTNGGDGQQQVSAKMNVNMKPVSITYDGPAKGDACSWPAAGELPSEALAPMAPVSYPDTLQITDFRLRVRLFYQGRLVRDFRTSTPEGCRILHGTVPAENERIYGPCAVEPLRFPPPVPAGVSPTAAGAMLRLLPHLQRGVVLWMAHDGVFAKRFCQGRVYWDGPLVQRRDRPSKLEREKTCKMLDMAALLQELQQFLQKGSPRPRYRIDLCFGEEFPDADKSLSQKLITARVEPLFVRKLLMNLNPPSPPRQGAEPGAEAQEDGCGADDVPRARRLHVAPSHQTPETEPRHHAP, from the exons ATGGAGGTGAACGGCAGGAACATGCGCTTGAGAGAGTGGCTCATCGCGCAGGTGGAGAGCGGCAAGTATGCGGGGCTCAGCTGGGAGGACCAGGAGAAGTCCATGTTCAGGATCCCGTGGAAACACGCGGCCAAGCAGGACTACAAGCAGAGCGAGGACGCGGCCCTCTTCAAG GCGTGGGCAGTGTACAAGGGGAAGTACCGCGAGGGCCGAGATCCCCCCGACCCCTCTGTGTGGAAGACCCGTCTGCGCTGTGCCCTCAACAAGAGCACAGACTTCAGGGAGGTCTCGGAGCGCAGCCAGCTGGACATCTCAGAGCCCTACAAGGTGTACAAGATCCAGCCCGAAGGCAGCAGGGCCACAG AGTCTCCAGGGACGCCCTCCGTCTGCCGCGTGAGTCCACCTGCCGCCGCCCCTCGTCCACAG ACGAACGGAGGTGATGGACAGCAGCAGGTCTCTGCTAAGATGAACGTGAACATGAAGCCCGTCTCCATTACTTACG ATGGCCCTGCAAAGGGGGATGCGTGTTCCTGGCCCGCGGCAGGAGAGCTGCCTTCCGAAGCCCTCGCTCCCATGGCGCCCGTCTCCTACCCAGACACTTTGCAGATCACAG ACTTCCGGCTGCGGGTGCGGCTCTTCTACCAGGGCCGCCTGGTGCGGGACTTCAGGACGAGCACGCCGGAGGGCTGCCGAATCCTGCACGGCACGGTGCCCGCCGAGAACGAACGCATCTACGGGCCCTGCGCCGTGGAGCCGCTGCGCTTCCCGCCGCCCGTTCCCGCCGGGGTCTCGCCCACAGCGGCCGGGGCGATGCTGCGTCTGCTGCCCCACCTGCAGCGCGGCGTGGTCCTGTGGATGGCGCACGACGGCGTGTTCGCCAAGCGCTTCTGCCAGGGACGCGTGTACTGGGACGGGCCGCTGGTGCAGAGGCGGGACCGGCCCAGCAAGCTGGAGCGCGAGAAGACCTGCAAGATGCTGGACATGGCCGCACTGCTGCAAG AGCTGCAGCAGTTCCTGCAGAAGGGCAGCCCCCGGCCTCGCTACAGGATCGACCTCTGCTTCGGAGAAGAGTTCCCCGATGCCGACAAGTCCCTGTCGCAGAAGCTCATCACGGCACGT GTGGAGCCCCTGTTTGTCAGGAAGCTTCTGATGAACCTGAACCCGCCGAGCCCCCCGAGACAGGGAGCGGAACCGGGAGCCGAGGCGCAGGAGGACGGGTGCGGCGCCGACGACGTGCCGAGAGCCCGTCGGCTTCACGTCGCCCCTTCTCACCAAACCCCGGAAACCGAGCCTCGGCACCACGCTCCGTAA